A single window of Mycolicibacterium madagascariense DNA harbors:
- a CDS encoding tRNA (cytidine(34)-2'-O)-methyltransferase: MFRVMFNSPRIAPNTGNAIRMVAGTGCELHLVEPLGFDLSEPKLRRAGLDYHDLASVTVHADLAAAWRAVMPARVFAFTAHADASFGDVDYRPGDVLLFGPEPTGLDPQTLADPHVTMRVRIPMLAGRRSLNLSNAAAVAVYEAWRQQGFAGAV, from the coding sequence TTGTTCAGGGTCATGTTCAACTCCCCGCGGATCGCGCCGAACACCGGCAACGCGATCCGGATGGTCGCCGGGACGGGGTGCGAACTGCACCTCGTGGAACCCCTCGGCTTCGACCTGTCGGAGCCCAAGCTGCGTCGGGCGGGGTTGGACTATCACGACCTGGCCTCGGTCACGGTGCACGCGGACCTGGCGGCGGCCTGGCGCGCGGTGATGCCCGCCAGGGTGTTCGCGTTCACCGCGCATGCCGACGCGTCCTTCGGCGACGTCGACTACCGACCCGGTGACGTGCTGCTCTTCGGCCCGGAGCCGACCGGCCTGGATCCGCAGACCCTGGCCGACCCGCACGTCACCATGCGGGTGCGCATCCCGATGCTGGCGGGCCGGCGTTCGCTGAATCTGTCCAACGCGGCCGCGGTCGCCGTCTACGAGGCGTGGCGCCAGCAGGGGTTCGCCGGCGCGGTGTGA
- a CDS encoding pentapeptide repeat-containing protein: protein MVDVEQEWADREFTGVDFRDDDLSRLRTQRVVFTECDFSGVDLSESEHQGSAFRNCTFRRTSLMHSVFRHCTLLGSVFTECRLRPVTMVEVDLTLAVLGGCDLRGIDLTDSRLREAGLVGVDLRKAVLRGADLRGARTQSARMEEADLRGALTDPTFWTTAAVRGAKIDVNQALAYAAAHGLDVHGG from the coding sequence GTGGTCGACGTCGAGCAGGAGTGGGCCGACCGGGAGTTCACCGGGGTGGACTTCCGCGACGACGACCTGAGTCGGCTGCGGACCCAACGCGTCGTCTTTACCGAGTGCGACTTCAGCGGCGTCGACCTGTCGGAGTCCGAACACCAGGGCTCGGCGTTCCGCAACTGTACGTTCCGTCGAACGTCGTTGATGCACAGCGTCTTTCGGCATTGCACGTTGCTCGGGTCGGTGTTCACCGAGTGCCGGCTGCGGCCCGTGACGATGGTCGAGGTCGACCTCACGCTGGCCGTGCTCGGCGGGTGCGATCTGCGCGGCATCGACCTGACGGACAGTCGGCTGCGCGAGGCGGGGCTGGTCGGCGTCGACCTGCGCAAGGCCGTCCTGCGCGGCGCCGATCTGCGTGGCGCCCGCACGCAGAGCGCGCGGATGGAGGAGGCCGACCTGCGGGGTGCGCTGACCGACCCCACGTTCTGGACCACCGCGGCCGTCCGCGGCGCCAAGATCGACGTCAACCAGGCGCTCGCCTACGCCGCCGCGCACGGGCTCGACGTCCACGGCGGCTAG
- a CDS encoding ANTAR domain-containing protein gives MSTTDSLDGLAAERERIWAQTREYTENRALIEQAKGMLMFVYGLDADAAFDALRSQSQEHNVKLVLIAEQVVKDLVELAKNKGPARRLAFDGLMHSAHQRIADVAQRAESPATD, from the coding sequence ATGAGCACTACGGACTCGCTCGACGGTCTGGCCGCCGAACGCGAGCGGATCTGGGCCCAGACGCGTGAGTACACGGAGAATCGTGCGCTGATCGAGCAGGCCAAGGGCATGTTGATGTTCGTCTACGGCCTCGATGCGGACGCCGCCTTCGACGCCCTGCGGTCCCAGTCTCAGGAGCACAACGTCAAACTCGTGCTCATCGCCGAGCAGGTGGTGAAGGATCTCGTCGAACTCGCCAAGAACAAGGGCCCGGCGCGCAGGCTCGCCTTCGACGGTCTGATGCACAGCGCCCATCAGCGCATCGCCGACGTCGCCCAGCGCGCGGAGTCCCCAGCGACGGACTGA
- a CDS encoding roadblock/LC7 domain-containing protein has product MTRPTQRDSLDWLVSKFADEVSGVAHAILVSADGLLMAASRHMPIERADQLAAVASGLASLSTGAAQLFEGGYVLQSVIEMEHGYLLLMRVGDGSNLATLATRSCDIGQIGYEMAILVERVGTVIQSARRSAHRS; this is encoded by the coding sequence ATGACCCGTCCCACCCAGCGTGACTCCCTCGACTGGCTGGTGTCGAAGTTCGCCGACGAGGTGTCCGGCGTCGCGCACGCGATCCTGGTGTCCGCCGACGGCCTCCTCATGGCGGCCAGCCGGCACATGCCCATCGAACGCGCCGACCAGCTCGCCGCGGTCGCCTCGGGGTTGGCCAGCCTGTCGACGGGCGCCGCGCAGCTCTTCGAGGGCGGCTACGTGCTGCAGTCCGTCATCGAGATGGAGCACGGCTACCTGCTGCTGATGCGAGTCGGCGACGGGTCCAACCTCGCCACCCTGGCCACCCGGTCGTGCGACATCGGGCAGATCGGCTACGAGATGGCGATCCTGGTGGAGCGCGTCGGCACCGTCATCCAGTCCGCGCGCCGGTCCGCCCACCGCTCGTGA
- a CDS encoding ATP-binding protein yields MTAFVDQSQDGAPQDHWSTAPTPATRRSRWSMGNWPVRWKVFAIVLVPLLLAGVFGGLRVYSGWSDVADLRLSAQRADLVPAIEKYMAALDGALLANSAGGDVQGALSEFDTSKENLQRRLASTDVVPDVRTGVTSLLDGGQSLLDQVAANGIDLRGRITAYAPILLTAEDAVDASVRVDDEKIRAQAQGLSRAIGARGQMTMEQLLVNGGADLPEPELRTSLITLAGTEPSTLFGMSQVLGVGSPDARRLQDEMVKRMAIMSDPSVGLVANPDLDQSLQATNEIAGKVIGSTSAAVTSAVADEADAARRNAIRDSAIVGVAILVAIVIVLIVARSLVRPLRALRDGALKVAHEDLARELERVRTGGTPEPVTPLPVTTTEEVGQVAHAVDELHEQAVYLAGEQARLQLQIGDMFETLSRRSRSLVDQQLTLIDRLERDEEDPARLEDLFTLDHLAARMRRNGANLLVLAGAKVPREQAAPVPVAAVVNAAASEVEDYTRVVTTAVPDSEILGVVAGDLVHLLAELLDNALRYSPPASDVHVSGVHTGNGGLVIEVADRGLGMTDADQRVANTRLQSGGEVNPYTARHMGLFVVGRLAAQHGLVVRLRNTVAGQPDSGTTAGVFVPAELLLHGPGGPELDAPAADAPELDAPRAPSPAQEHAAPAPRDPSPSFTDVPVSLLPQRNPGASGIADIPFAPIEPVRPVEESDPWAEREATEQPRPDPAPVAAAEPAPVRRTAPQPAAPQPAAPIPAAPQPAAPASDDSIYQNMLSEWLIDDPFTLANSVDLDWQTVWDHGWSAAAAAEEAPVVERTEDGLPVRQPGARLVPGAAANGENGHAAPVDESDATLDTGPIEIPRNPEAVRSSIGSHFDGVRAGRAHARSTEQD; encoded by the coding sequence ATGACGGCGTTCGTCGACCAGTCTCAAGACGGTGCGCCGCAAGATCATTGGTCGACGGCACCGACTCCGGCCACGCGTCGTTCACGGTGGTCGATGGGCAATTGGCCGGTTCGCTGGAAAGTGTTTGCGATCGTCCTGGTGCCATTGCTTCTCGCGGGTGTATTCGGCGGCTTGCGTGTCTACTCGGGATGGAGCGACGTCGCCGATTTACGTCTTTCCGCCCAGCGGGCCGACCTGGTGCCGGCCATCGAGAAATACATGGCAGCACTCGACGGGGCCCTGCTAGCAAATTCGGCCGGCGGTGACGTCCAAGGCGCCCTAAGTGAGTTCGACACCAGCAAGGAGAACCTGCAACGGCGGCTCGCCAGCACCGACGTCGTGCCCGACGTCCGCACCGGCGTGACGAGCCTGCTCGACGGCGGCCAGTCGCTGCTCGACCAGGTGGCGGCCAACGGCATCGATCTGCGCGGGCGGATCACCGCCTACGCGCCGATCCTGCTGACCGCCGAGGACGCCGTCGACGCCTCGGTCCGCGTCGACGACGAGAAGATCCGCGCGCAGGCCCAGGGCTTGAGCCGCGCCATCGGAGCCCGCGGGCAGATGACGATGGAGCAACTACTGGTCAACGGCGGCGCCGATCTGCCGGAGCCCGAACTGCGCACCTCGTTGATCACCCTGGCCGGCACCGAACCGTCGACGTTGTTCGGCATGTCCCAGGTGCTCGGCGTGGGTTCGCCGGACGCCCGGCGGCTGCAGGACGAGATGGTCAAGCGGATGGCCATCATGTCCGACCCCTCGGTCGGTCTGGTCGCCAATCCCGATCTGGACCAGTCGCTGCAGGCCACCAACGAGATCGCCGGCAAGGTGATCGGCTCCACGTCCGCCGCCGTGACGTCCGCGGTCGCGGATGAGGCCGACGCCGCGCGCAGGAACGCGATCCGCGACTCCGCGATCGTCGGCGTCGCGATCCTGGTGGCGATCGTCATCGTGCTGATCGTGGCCCGCTCGCTGGTCCGCCCGCTGCGGGCGCTGCGCGACGGCGCGCTGAAGGTGGCCCACGAGGATCTCGCCCGCGAGCTCGAACGGGTGCGGACCGGAGGTACGCCAGAGCCCGTCACCCCCTTGCCCGTCACCACGACCGAGGAGGTCGGCCAGGTCGCCCACGCCGTCGACGAGCTGCACGAGCAGGCGGTGTACCTGGCGGGGGAGCAGGCCAGGCTGCAGCTGCAGATCGGCGACATGTTCGAGACGCTCTCGCGGCGCAGCCGGTCCCTCGTCGACCAGCAGCTCACGTTGATCGACCGGCTCGAGCGCGACGAGGAAGATCCCGCCCGGCTGGAGGATCTGTTCACCCTCGACCACCTCGCCGCCCGCATGCGCCGCAACGGTGCCAACCTCCTGGTGCTCGCCGGCGCGAAGGTGCCGCGCGAGCAGGCCGCCCCGGTGCCCGTCGCTGCCGTCGTCAACGCCGCCGCCTCCGAGGTGGAGGACTACACCAGGGTCGTCACCACCGCCGTTCCCGACAGCGAGATCCTCGGCGTCGTCGCGGGTGATCTCGTCCATCTGCTGGCCGAACTGCTGGACAACGCGCTGCGCTACTCGCCGCCCGCGTCCGACGTGCACGTGTCGGGGGTGCACACCGGCAACGGCGGACTGGTCATCGAGGTGGCCGATCGCGGACTTGGCATGACCGACGCCGATCAGCGCGTCGCGAACACCCGTCTGCAATCCGGCGGCGAGGTCAACCCCTACACGGCGCGCCACATGGGTCTGTTCGTGGTCGGCAGGCTCGCCGCGCAGCACGGCCTGGTGGTCCGGTTGCGCAATACCGTTGCCGGACAACCGGATTCAGGCACCACCGCTGGCGTCTTCGTCCCGGCGGAACTGCTGCTGCACGGCCCCGGTGGTCCCGAGCTCGACGCTCCCGCGGCGGACGCGCCCGAACTCGACGCCCCGCGAGCGCCGTCGCCGGCGCAGGAGCACGCCGCGCCCGCCCCGCGAGACCCGTCACCCAGTTTCACTGACGTGCCGGTTTCGCTTCTGCCACAACGCAATCCGGGTGCCAGCGGGATCGCCGACATTCCGTTCGCGCCGATCGAGCCGGTGCGTCCGGTCGAGGAGTCCGACCCGTGGGCCGAGCGCGAGGCGACCGAGCAACCTCGCCCCGACCCGGCGCCCGTCGCCGCGGCGGAGCCCGCCCCGGTACGGCGCACGGCACCTCAGCCCGCCGCACCCCAACCCGCCGCACCCATACCTGCGGCACCCCAACCCGCGGCACCCGCCAGCGATGACTCCATCTATCAGAACATGTTGTCGGAGTGGCTGATCGACGATCCGTTCACGCTCGCCAACAGCGTCGACCTGGACTGGCAGACCGTGTGGGACCACGGCTGGTCGGCCGCGGCCGCGGCCGAGGAGGCGCCCGTCGTCGAGCGCACCGAGGACGGTCTGCCGGTGCGCCAACCCGGGGCCCGACTGGTACCGGGAGCCGCGGCGAACGGGGAGAACGGTCACGCGGCACCCGTCGACGAATCCGACGCGACGCTCGACACCGGGCCGATCGAGATCCCGCGGAACCCCGAAGCCGTCCGCAGCAGCATCGGCAGTCACTTCGACGGCGTGCGCGCCGGCCGCGCGCACGCGCGCTCGACCGAGCAGGACTGA
- a CDS encoding error-prone DNA polymerase: protein MGWNDGPSTWGEMERVLTSKPRRAGSRLPEPTGDGGDSPAWSRKRGSYEAPDRPAGTVSSVPYAELHAHSAYSFLDGASTPEELVEEAARLNLRAIALTDHDGLYGVVRFAEAARELDVQTVFGAELSLGNVARTEMPDPPGPHLLVLARGPEGYRRLSRELAKAHLAGGEKGKPRYDYDALTEAAGGHWHVLTGCRKGHVRQALSTGGPEAAEAALADLVDRFGRTRVSVELTHHGHPRDDEVNAVLAALAPRFGIGVVATTAAHFAEPSRGRLAMAMGAIRARNSLDDAAGWLAPLGGSHLRSGEEMARSFTRHPEAVTAAAELGEQCAFGLALIAPKLPPFDVPPGHTEDSWLRHLTMVGARNRYGPPERAPLAYAQIEHELRVISQLSFPGYFLVVHDITQFCRDNGILAQGRGSAANSAVCYALGVTHVDPVANELLFERFLSPARDGPPDIDIDIESDLREDAIQYVYERYGRDYAAQVANVITYRGRSAVRDMARALGFSQGQQDAWSKQVNRWNGLADSPDVEEIPEQVIDLALEIKDLPRHMGIHSGGMVICDRPIADVCPVEWARMANRSVLQWDKDDCAAIGLVKFDMLGLGMLSALHYAIDLAAEHKGIEVDLAKLDLSEAAVYEMLQRADSVGVFQVESRAQMATLPRLKPRVFYDLVVEVALIRPGPIQGGSVHPYIKRRNGEEEVTYDHPSMEQALRKTLGVPLFQEQLMQLAVDCAGFSGAEADQLRRAMGSKRSAQKMQRLRGRFYDGMRERHGITGDVADRIYEKLEAFANFGFPESHSLSFASLVFYSSWFKLHHPAVFCAALLRAQPMGFYSPQSLVADARRHGVLVHGPEVNASLTHATLENDGLEVRLGLGAVRHIGDELADRIVEDRRANGPFTSLVDLAGRVQLSVPQTEALATAGALSCFGIERREALWAAGAAASERPDRLPGVGSSSHVPSLPGMTELELTAADVWATGVSPNSHPVQFLRENLDAMGVVPANQLLSVPDGSRVLVAGAVTHRQRPATAQGVTFMNLEDETGMVNVMCSRGVWGRHRKLAQTASALVIRGIVQNATGAVTIAADRMSPIDLRVKTTSRDFQ, encoded by the coding sequence ATGGGCTGGAACGACGGGCCGTCGACCTGGGGCGAGATGGAGCGCGTGCTCACCAGCAAGCCGCGCCGCGCCGGGTCGCGCCTGCCCGAGCCGACCGGTGACGGCGGCGACAGTCCCGCCTGGTCTCGCAAGCGGGGGAGCTACGAGGCGCCGGACCGACCCGCCGGGACGGTCTCCTCGGTGCCCTATGCCGAGCTGCACGCCCACTCGGCGTACAGCTTCCTGGACGGTGCGAGCACACCGGAGGAGCTCGTCGAGGAGGCCGCCCGGTTGAACCTGCGCGCCATCGCGCTGACCGACCACGACGGGTTGTACGGCGTGGTCCGGTTCGCCGAGGCGGCCAGGGAACTCGACGTGCAGACGGTGTTCGGCGCCGAACTCTCGCTGGGCAACGTCGCCCGCACCGAGATGCCCGACCCGCCCGGGCCGCATCTGCTGGTGCTGGCGCGGGGGCCCGAGGGCTACCGCCGGTTGTCGCGCGAGTTGGCCAAGGCCCACCTGGCCGGAGGGGAGAAGGGCAAGCCCCGCTACGACTACGACGCACTGACCGAAGCGGCGGGCGGGCACTGGCACGTCCTCACCGGATGCCGCAAGGGCCATGTGCGTCAAGCACTCTCGACGGGCGGTCCGGAGGCGGCCGAGGCGGCGCTCGCCGACCTGGTCGACCGGTTCGGGCGCACGCGGGTCAGCGTCGAACTCACCCACCACGGTCACCCCCGCGACGACGAGGTCAATGCGGTGCTCGCCGCGCTGGCGCCACGGTTCGGGATCGGCGTCGTCGCCACCACCGCCGCCCACTTCGCCGAACCGTCCCGCGGCCGGTTGGCCATGGCCATGGGTGCCATCCGGGCCAGGAATTCACTCGATGACGCCGCGGGTTGGCTTGCGCCCCTTGGCGGTTCGCATCTGCGATCGGGGGAGGAGATGGCACGGTCGTTCACCCGCCACCCCGAGGCGGTGACGGCCGCCGCCGAACTCGGCGAGCAGTGCGCGTTCGGGCTGGCGCTCATCGCCCCGAAGCTGCCACCGTTCGACGTGCCCCCGGGTCACACCGAGGACAGCTGGCTGCGGCACCTCACCATGGTCGGCGCCCGCAACCGCTACGGCCCGCCCGAGCGCGCCCCGCTGGCCTACGCGCAGATCGAGCACGAGCTGAGGGTCATCAGCCAGCTGAGCTTTCCCGGCTACTTCCTGGTCGTCCACGACATCACGCAGTTCTGCCGCGACAACGGCATCCTGGCCCAGGGCCGGGGGTCGGCGGCCAACTCCGCGGTCTGCTACGCACTCGGCGTCACGCACGTCGACCCGGTGGCCAACGAGCTGCTGTTCGAGCGGTTCCTGTCACCGGCGCGCGACGGCCCGCCCGACATCGACATCGACATCGAATCGGACCTGCGTGAGGACGCGATCCAGTACGTCTACGAGCGCTACGGTCGCGATTACGCCGCGCAGGTGGCCAACGTCATCACCTACCGCGGCCGAAGTGCGGTGCGCGACATGGCCCGTGCGCTGGGCTTCTCCCAGGGGCAGCAGGATGCCTGGAGCAAGCAGGTCAACAGGTGGAACGGTCTGGCCGACTCACCGGACGTCGAGGAGATCCCCGAGCAGGTGATCGACCTCGCGCTGGAGATCAAGGATCTGCCGCGGCACATGGGCATCCACTCCGGCGGCATGGTGATCTGCGACCGGCCGATCGCCGACGTGTGCCCGGTGGAGTGGGCGCGGATGGCCAACCGCAGCGTGCTGCAGTGGGACAAGGATGATTGCGCCGCAATCGGTTTGGTGAAGTTCGACATGCTCGGGCTCGGCATGCTCTCGGCGCTGCACTATGCCATCGACCTGGCCGCCGAGCACAAGGGCATCGAGGTCGACCTGGCCAAGCTCGACCTGAGCGAAGCGGCCGTGTACGAGATGCTGCAGCGGGCCGACTCCGTGGGGGTGTTCCAGGTGGAGTCCCGTGCCCAGATGGCCACGCTGCCGCGGTTGAAGCCGCGGGTGTTCTACGACCTGGTGGTCGAGGTCGCCCTGATCCGCCCCGGGCCCATCCAGGGTGGGTCGGTGCACCCCTACATCAAACGCCGCAACGGGGAGGAAGAAGTCACCTACGACCATCCGTCGATGGAGCAGGCGCTGCGAAAGACGTTGGGCGTGCCGCTCTTTCAAGAACAGCTGATGCAGTTGGCCGTGGACTGCGCCGGCTTCTCCGGTGCCGAGGCCGACCAGTTGCGCCGGGCCATGGGCTCCAAGCGGTCCGCGCAGAAGATGCAGCGGCTGCGCGGCCGGTTCTACGACGGCATGCGCGAACGGCACGGCATCACCGGCGACGTCGCCGACCGGATCTACGAGAAGCTGGAGGCGTTCGCCAACTTCGGCTTCCCGGAGAGCCATTCGCTGAGTTTCGCCTCGCTGGTGTTCTACTCGTCGTGGTTCAAGCTGCACCATCCGGCGGTGTTCTGCGCCGCGCTGCTGCGGGCCCAGCCGATGGGTTTCTACTCGCCGCAGTCGCTGGTCGCCGACGCCCGCAGGCACGGGGTGCTGGTGCACGGTCCGGAGGTGAACGCCAGCCTGACGCACGCGACGCTGGAGAACGACGGTCTCGAGGTGCGGCTCGGCCTCGGCGCGGTCCGGCACATCGGTGACGAGCTGGCCGATCGCATCGTCGAGGACCGAAGGGCCAACGGCCCGTTCACGTCTCTGGTGGATCTGGCCGGCCGGGTGCAGCTGTCGGTGCCGCAGACCGAGGCGCTGGCCACCGCGGGTGCGCTCAGTTGTTTCGGCATCGAACGGCGAGAGGCGCTGTGGGCGGCCGGCGCGGCGGCCTCGGAGCGTCCGGACCGGTTGCCCGGTGTCGGGTCCTCCTCGCACGTGCCGTCGCTGCCCGGCATGACCGAACTCGAGTTGACCGCCGCCGACGTCTGGGCCACCGGCGTCTCGCCGAACAGTCACCCGGTCCAGTTCCTACGGGAGAACCTCGATGCGATGGGCGTGGTGCCCGCCAACCAACTGCTGTCGGTGCCCGACGGCAGCCGCGTCCTCGTCGCGGGCGCGGTGACCCACCGGCAGCGACCGGCGACGGCGCAGGGCGTGACGTTCATGAACCTGGAGGACGAGACGGGGATGGTCAACGTCATGTGCTCGCGCGGGGTGTGGGGCCGACACCGCAAGCTGGCGCAGACGGCGTCGGCCCTGGTGATCCGCGGCATCGTGCAGAACGCGACGGGGGCCGTCACCATCGCCGCGGATCGGATGAGTCCCATCGACCTGCGGGTGAAGACGACGTCGCGGGACTTCCAGTGA
- a CDS encoding DUF742 domain-containing protein: MAHSPRDAWEPSEPGDEASLVRPYTLTAGRTRSHVDLPLEAPISSLRFAPPPDWPGSDVRARILGLGEQSPSVAEIAARLALPLGVARVLIGDLVLQGYLRVDATLGGSANADERRELLGRTLRGLRAL; encoded by the coding sequence ATGGCACACTCACCGCGTGACGCCTGGGAACCCAGCGAACCCGGTGACGAGGCCAGCCTGGTCCGGCCGTACACGCTGACCGCGGGTCGCACCCGGTCGCACGTCGACCTGCCGCTGGAGGCACCGATCTCGTCGCTGCGGTTCGCCCCGCCGCCGGATTGGCCCGGCAGCGACGTGCGTGCCAGGATTCTCGGGTTGGGCGAGCAGAGTCCCTCCGTCGCGGAGATCGCCGCGCGCCTGGCGTTGCCGCTCGGCGTCGCGCGTGTGCTGATCGGCGATCTGGTGCTGCAGGGTTATCTTCGTGTGGACGCCACGCTGGGTGGCTCGGCCAACGCCGACGAACGACGTGAACTCCTGGGAAGGACACTGCGTGGCCTACGGGCACTCTGA
- a CDS encoding GTP-binding protein has protein sequence MVISGGFGAGKTTFVGAVSEIMPLRTEAIVTKASEGYDALEATPSKHTTTVAMDFGRITLADDLVLYLFGTPGQRRFWFMWDDLVRGAIGAIILVDVRRLEDSFAAVDFFEARRLPFLIAVNHFDGGARYPADAVRRALALREEIPVVDVDARDPRSARAALIAITEYALMNLSSLPG, from the coding sequence ATCGTCATCTCCGGCGGTTTCGGCGCCGGCAAGACCACCTTCGTCGGCGCCGTCTCGGAGATCATGCCGCTGCGCACCGAGGCCATCGTGACGAAGGCCTCGGAGGGATACGACGCCCTCGAGGCCACCCCGTCGAAGCACACCACCACGGTGGCCATGGACTTCGGCCGGATCACCCTGGCCGACGACCTGGTGCTCTACCTGTTCGGCACCCCTGGGCAGCGCCGCTTCTGGTTCATGTGGGACGACCTGGTGCGCGGCGCGATCGGGGCGATCATCCTCGTCGACGTCCGCCGACTGGAGGACAGCTTCGCGGCCGTCGACTTCTTCGAGGCACGCCGGCTGCCGTTCCTGATCGCCGTCAACCACTTCGACGGCGGAGCGCGATATCCCGCCGACGCGGTGCGCCGGGCGCTGGCACTGCGCGAAGAGATCCCGGTGGTCGACGTCGACGCCCGCGACCCGCGGTCGGCGAGGGCCGCGTTGATCGCCATCACCGAGTACGCCCTGATGAATCTCAGTTCGCTGCCCGGCTGA
- a CDS encoding nitroreductase family protein, translated as MTSQPLDLTLDQLLTTTRSVRKRLDLEKPVPREVIMECLELALQAPTGSNAQGWQFVFVDDPEKKKAIAEVYRTAATPYLDAPKPTYGDSRDERTPLVVDSAKYLNDHLHEVPAMFIPCLEGRPDGAPAGMSAGFWGSILPAAWSFMLALRSRGLGSAWTTLHLIGDGEKQVAEILGIPFDQYSQGGLFPIAYTKGTDFKPAKRLPAEQLSHWNSW; from the coding sequence ATGACCTCGCAGCCCCTCGATCTCACCCTCGATCAACTCCTGACGACGACCCGTTCGGTCCGCAAACGCCTCGATCTGGAGAAGCCCGTTCCTCGCGAGGTCATCATGGAATGTCTCGAGCTGGCACTGCAGGCACCGACGGGATCCAACGCCCAGGGCTGGCAGTTCGTCTTCGTCGACGATCCCGAGAAGAAGAAGGCCATCGCCGAGGTCTACCGGACCGCGGCCACGCCCTACCTCGACGCGCCCAAGCCCACCTACGGCGACAGCCGCGACGAGCGCACGCCGCTGGTCGTCGACTCGGCCAAGTACCTCAACGACCACCTGCACGAGGTGCCCGCGATGTTCATCCCCTGCCTGGAGGGCCGTCCCGACGGAGCTCCCGCCGGGATGAGCGCCGGCTTCTGGGGGTCGATCCTGCCCGCCGCGTGGAGCTTCATGCTGGCGCTGCGCTCACGTGGCCTCGGGTCGGCGTGGACGACGCTGCACCTGATCGGCGACGGCGAGAAGCAGGTCGCCGAGATCCTCGGCATCCCGTTCGACCAGTACAGCCAGGGTGGTCTGTTCCCGATCGCCTACACGAAGGGCACGGACTTCAAGCCGGCCAAGCGGCTGCCCGCCGAGCAACTCAGTCACTGGAACAGCTGGTAG